In Symmachiella dynata, the following are encoded in one genomic region:
- a CDS encoding SGNH/GDSL hydrolase family protein: MPFRLVCLLLVTFITAAPLAAKEKSAAKKKRAKRKQNPALQAIQDDPKLPRVLLIGDSISIGYTLPTRELLKGKANVHRILTNGGPTTRGVAQIDRWLGEKPWDVIHFNWGLHDLKYMGPNGKNLADPAAADSHQQVPPEEYEKNLRKLVARLKETGATLIWCSTTPVPAGAGGRVVGDAVKYNAVAAKIMQENDIAIDDLYTFAKPRLKEIQLPANVHFSKPGSKALAEQVAGAIEKTLD; encoded by the coding sequence ATGCCATTTCGCCTTGTCTGCCTGCTGCTCGTCACGTTCATCACTGCCGCCCCATTGGCTGCTAAAGAGAAATCGGCTGCTAAGAAGAAGCGGGCGAAGCGGAAACAGAATCCGGCGCTGCAGGCGATCCAAGACGATCCGAAGCTGCCGCGAGTGTTGCTGATCGGCGATTCGATCTCCATCGGTTATACGCTGCCGACGCGGGAACTTCTCAAAGGGAAGGCGAACGTGCATCGCATTTTGACCAACGGGGGTCCGACAACGCGGGGAGTGGCACAGATCGACCGTTGGTTGGGAGAGAAACCGTGGGATGTGATCCATTTCAATTGGGGCCTGCACGACTTGAAATACATGGGGCCCAACGGCAAAAACCTGGCCGACCCCGCTGCCGCCGACAGCCATCAACAAGTGCCCCCCGAGGAGTACGAAAAGAACCTCCGCAAATTGGTGGCGCGGCTCAAGGAGACGGGGGCGACGCTGATTTGGTGTTCCACCACCCCGGTGCCCGCCGGTGCCGGCGGACGAGTCGTGGGGGATGCGGTGAAGTACAATGCCGTCGCCGCTAAGATCATGCAGGAAAATGACATCGCTATCGACGATCTCTACACGTTCGCCAAGCCGCGGCTCAAAGAGATCCAACTACCGGCGAATGTACATTTCAGCAAACCGGGGTCTAAGGCGTTGGCGGAACAAGTGGCGGGGGCGATCGAGAAAACGTTGGACTAG
- the dcd gene encoding dCTP deaminase, whose translation MILSGNEIKRELGNNIVIEPFDDHLLNPNSYNLCLHDELIVYEEIVLDMKRPNRFRRFTIPAEGFVLNPHQLYLGRTMERTETHNFVPMLEGRSSIGRMGLFVHITAGFGDVGFRGFWTLEMFAVQPIRIYPGVPICQIFYHQLHGDVTEYNSEKYQNNTDIQPSMLFKEWEKKTDPQKRLAFGQEVAE comes from the coding sequence ATGATTCTATCCGGCAATGAAATCAAACGGGAATTGGGCAACAACATCGTCATCGAGCCGTTTGACGACCACCTGCTCAATCCGAATAGCTACAATCTTTGCCTACACGACGAATTGATCGTGTATGAGGAGATCGTGCTAGATATGAAGCGGCCCAATCGCTTTCGCCGCTTCACCATCCCCGCCGAAGGCTTTGTGCTCAATCCGCACCAACTCTATTTGGGGCGGACAATGGAGCGAACCGAGACGCACAATTTTGTGCCGATGCTCGAAGGACGTTCCTCGATTGGGCGGATGGGGCTGTTTGTGCACATCACCGCCGGATTCGGCGATGTCGGTTTCCGCGGGTTTTGGACGCTGGAGATGTTCGCCGTCCAGCCCATTCGCATTTATCCGGGCGTGCCGATTTGCCAGATTTTTTACCATCAGCTCCACGGCGACGTCACGGAATACAACAGCGAAAAATACCAGAACAACACGGATATTCAGCCGAGCATGTTGTTTAAGGAATGGGAAAAAAAGACCGACCCGCAAAAACGGTTGGCATTCGGCCAGGAAGTGGCAGAATAA
- a CDS encoding TlpA family protein disulfide reductase: MAVFAIRRVLNQLPLCVAVLLLLGLMTVGSVQAEENVTLVEVLEKHRQATFIDVGKYVDEHPDADDLESAYFHLFREGLMHDMEVQAAPYAESYLKRKDQNPAMSNLAQRVRCMSFATEGDFEEAFAVFESLLSQARPQSADAMLSLGFVLASKARFANKVGISRDIYEQLSAKFPFNQKVTRMVQTGLIKHDLLDKPAPKIGVRDMEGKLVEWEQYKGKVVLVDFWATWCGPCIEEMPNLKKTYADLHDKGFEIIGINRDEDSEQVKAFLKTAGMKWPQILDKIDEFDLDKKFDAVMLPSTYLVDRNGILVQFDMRGAEIRTQVEQLLKKK; the protein is encoded by the coding sequence ATGGCTGTGTTTGCGATCCGTCGAGTTTTGAATCAATTGCCGCTCTGCGTGGCGGTCTTGTTGTTGCTGGGGCTAATGACTGTTGGCTCAGTTCAGGCCGAAGAGAACGTCACGCTGGTCGAGGTGTTGGAAAAACATCGTCAGGCTACATTCATCGATGTCGGCAAGTATGTCGATGAGCATCCCGATGCAGACGACCTTGAGAGTGCTTATTTTCATCTGTTCCGCGAGGGCTTGATGCACGATATGGAAGTGCAGGCTGCGCCGTATGCGGAGTCTTATCTAAAACGCAAAGACCAAAACCCGGCCATGTCAAATTTGGCGCAACGGGTCCGGTGTATGAGTTTTGCGACCGAGGGAGATTTTGAAGAGGCGTTCGCCGTCTTCGAATCGCTGCTCTCTCAGGCCAGACCGCAATCAGCCGATGCGATGCTCAGCCTCGGGTTTGTTTTGGCCAGCAAAGCACGGTTTGCCAACAAAGTCGGAATTTCACGGGACATCTATGAGCAATTGTCGGCCAAATTTCCCTTCAATCAAAAAGTCACCCGAATGGTGCAGACGGGATTGATCAAGCACGACCTGCTGGACAAGCCCGCCCCCAAAATCGGCGTACGAGACATGGAAGGCAAGCTGGTTGAATGGGAGCAGTATAAGGGCAAGGTGGTGTTGGTCGATTTTTGGGCCACGTGGTGCGGACCCTGCATTGAGGAAATGCCGAATCTGAAAAAAACCTATGCCGACCTGCATGACAAAGGCTTTGAAATCATCGGCATCAACCGGGATGAGGATTCGGAGCAAGTGAAAGCCTTTCTGAAAACAGCCGGGATGAAATGGCCGCAAATCTTGGACAAGATTGACGAGTTCGATTTGGATAAAAAATTCGATGCGGTGATGCTCCCCTCGACATATCTGGTCGACCGCAACGGCATTCTGGTTCAATTCGACATGCGGGGTGCTGAGATTCGTACGCAAGTGGAACAGTTGCTGAAGAAAAAATAA
- a CDS encoding alpha/beta hydrolase, translating into MEKTASKKRVETPTCDERRIVTSDGIELHVRHYAPSLVPARRTLLIVHGVCEHGGRYDHVATAAAQQGWQTIIPDLRGHGRSSGPRAHVSRFADYVDDIETVRSAFQTDPQKTAMLGHSMGGLVAIRYAQRHSEQLSALALSAPFLRPGKPPHPLTTAFGRVMSFIAPRTRFATRIEPHEVCRDPLMLKRRAEDPLMQTSVTAGWFFEARFAIGKAWKRAERMQMPLLVLQGAMDCVVDPLSSERWAESSGSTDKTFELFPDHMHELLNEPDRDETIDSLLGWLDARVA; encoded by the coding sequence ATGGAAAAAACTGCTTCGAAGAAGCGTGTCGAAACTCCGACATGCGATGAGCGACGCATCGTGACCAGCGACGGGATCGAATTACACGTCCGTCACTATGCGCCCTCTCTGGTCCCCGCGCGCCGTACGCTGCTAATTGTCCACGGTGTTTGCGAACATGGGGGGCGATATGATCACGTGGCGACGGCTGCGGCTCAGCAGGGATGGCAGACGATCATTCCCGATCTGCGTGGACATGGGCGCTCCAGCGGGCCGCGGGCTCACGTTAGCCGGTTCGCCGATTATGTCGACGACATCGAAACCGTGCGGAGCGCGTTTCAAACCGATCCTCAAAAAACAGCCATGCTGGGGCATAGCATGGGGGGCTTGGTGGCGATTCGCTATGCGCAGCGTCATTCCGAGCAGCTTTCGGCATTGGCGTTGAGCGCGCCGTTTTTGCGACCGGGAAAACCGCCGCATCCCCTCACCACGGCGTTCGGACGCGTGATGTCGTTTATTGCTCCCCGGACTCGTTTTGCCACCCGGATCGAACCGCACGAAGTTTGTCGGGACCCGTTGATGCTCAAACGGCGAGCTGAGGACCCATTGATGCAAACCTCGGTCACGGCGGGGTGGTTCTTTGAGGCCCGTTTCGCGATCGGCAAAGCTTGGAAGAGGGCAGAGCGGATGCAGATGCCGTTGTTGGTGCTGCAAGGGGCGATGGACTGCGTTGTCGACCCACTCTCAAGCGAACGGTGGGCGGAGTCGTCCGGCAGTACCGACAAGACGTTCGAATTGTTTCCCGATCACATGCATGAACTGCTCAACGAACCGGACCGCGACGAGACGATCGACTCATTGTTGGGCTGGTTGGATGCCCGTGTGGCGTAA
- a CDS encoding bifunctional 4-hydroxy-2-oxoglutarate aldolase/2-dehydro-3-deoxy-phosphogluconate aldolase, which yields MSKQDDLNRVLDSAIVAIIRAPSGELLVDVAMTLYEAGIDVIEVTFTVPGVLDIISQVHRELGDRILLGAGTVLDPETARAAFLAGAQFLVTPCVNTDVIRMANRYDKLVMSGAFTPTEVLTAWEAGADIVKVFPADIGGPSYLKSLHGPLPQIKLLPTGGVNLETLPDFLNAGACAVGLGSSLVEKQAVIDGDLGRIRDLASQYVALVKSTRNG from the coding sequence ATGAGCAAGCAGGATGATCTGAACCGCGTTCTCGATTCGGCGATTGTCGCCATCATTCGCGCCCCCTCGGGCGAATTGTTGGTCGATGTGGCGATGACGCTGTATGAAGCGGGCATCGACGTGATCGAAGTCACCTTCACCGTACCGGGGGTGTTGGACATCATCTCGCAGGTTCATCGTGAGTTAGGAGACCGGATCTTGTTAGGCGCCGGGACCGTGCTGGACCCCGAAACCGCCCGGGCTGCCTTTCTGGCCGGCGCACAATTCCTAGTGACCCCTTGCGTGAACACCGACGTGATCCGCATGGCGAATCGCTACGATAAATTGGTGATGAGCGGCGCATTCACGCCCACGGAAGTCCTGACCGCTTGGGAAGCCGGAGCGGATATTGTCAAAGTCTTTCCCGCCGATATCGGTGGCCCAAGTTACCTCAAATCGTTGCACGGTCCCTTGCCACAAATCAAGCTGCTCCCCACCGGCGGCGTGAATTTGGAAACGCTGCCTGACTTTTTGAATGCGGGCGCGTGTGCGGTTGGTTTGGGGAGTTCGCTCGTCGAGAAACAAGCGGTGATCGATGGAGATTTG